Proteins from a single region of Dendropsophus ebraccatus isolate aDenEbr1 unplaced genomic scaffold, aDenEbr1.pat pat_scaffold_1564_ctg1, whole genome shotgun sequence:
- the LOC138775329 gene encoding protein CLEC16A homolog, with protein sequence MERDRDKMADRIITLTLHILFLLTGEDYTVVKKSSSGRCGAPGCEGWGRTLSPIPGPLIHEEMEEEKILEVTNKMVELLSGELRNQGEEINYTDDINNIVNEEETDVSSNEQYKEEITTGKNLNYINATDKVIKDEEEEEETDDSSDEQYKDIGRGKHLNSINDTDTILEQEETDDSSDEQYKEDITTGNRPVFPSILPSFLYGLGERILIWR encoded by the exons atggagagagacagagacaagatggccgacaggataataaccctcaccctacacatactcttcctgcttactggggag gattacacagtagtgaagaagtcctctagtgggcgctgtggggcccctgggtgtgaaggatggggaagaaccctgagcccaatcccggggcccctgatacatgaggaaatggaggaagagaagatcctagaagtcaccaacaagatggtggagctgctgagtggagag ctcAGGAACCAGGGGGAAGAAATAAACTATACTGATGATATAAACAATATAGTAAACGAAgaggagacagatgtgagcagtaatgagcagtataaggaggaaatCACTACAGGGAAGAATCTGAATTACATTAATGCTACAGACAAGGTAATAAAAgacgaagaagaggaggaagagacagatgacagcagtgatgagcagtataaggacatCGGTAGAGGGAAGCATCTGAACTCTATTAATGATACAGACACAATATTAGAacaagaagagacagatgacagcagtgatgagcagtataaggaggacatcactacaggtaaccgcccag tatttcccAGCATTCTGCCTTCCTTCTTGTACGGACTTGGAGAAAGGATTCTGATCTGGCGATAG